A stretch of the Salvelinus fontinalis isolate EN_2023a chromosome 22, ASM2944872v1, whole genome shotgun sequence genome encodes the following:
- the LOC129819960 gene encoding lanosterol 14-alpha demethylase-like has product MAMHLYQVSSMLLENTVGKMSDNVTSVVLAVFVITLTLGYISKLVLKQSQSSSDEDKKYPPYIPSSIPFLGHAIAFGKSPIEFLENAYEKYGPVVSFTMVGKTFTYLLGSEAATLMFNSKNEDLNAEDVYSRLTTPVFGKGVAYDVPNHIFLEQKKMFKTGLNIAHFKQHVEIIEEETKEYFSRWGDSGEENLFEALSELIILTASACLHGKEIRSMLDEKVAQLYADLDGGFSHAAWLLPGWLPLPSFRRRDRAHREIKNIFYKVTQKRRSSGEKVDDMLQTLIDATYKDGRPLNDDEIAGMLIGLLLAGQHTSSTTSSWLGFFLGKDKALQDRCYAEQKTACGEDLPPLNFDQLKDLTLLDRCLKETLRLRPPIMTMMRMARSPQTAAGYTIPAGHQVCVSPTVNHRLQDTWTERMEFRPDRYLNDNPAAVEKFAYVPFGAGRHRCIGENFAYVQIKTIWSTMLRLFEFDLVDGYFPTINYTTMIHTPHNPVIRYKRRQH; this is encoded by the exons ATGGCTATGCATTTATATCAAGTTAGTAGTATGCTACTAGAAAATACCGTCGGGAAAATGAGCGACAACGTGACATCGGTGGTCCTTGCAGTGTTTGTGATCACCCTAACTTTGGGATATATTTCTAAACTGGTGCTCAAACAGTCACAATCTTCTTCCGACGAAGACAAG AAATACCCACCATACATACCTTCTAGCATTCCATTTCTAGGTCATGCCATAGCATTTGGGAAAAGTCCCATTGAATTTCTGGAGAATGCATATGAAAAG TATGGGCCCGTTGTCAGCTTTACCATGGTGGGCAAAACCTTTACCTACCTTCTGGGTAGTGAGGCTGCCACACTGATGTTCAACAGCAAGAACGAAGATCTCAATGCAGAGGATGTCTATTCTCGATTGACCACGCCAGTTTTTGGAAAAGGGGTTGCATACGATGTACCTAACCAT ATTTTCCTGGAACAGAAGAAGATGTTTAAGACAGGACTGAACATCGCCCATTTCAAACAGCACGTTGAAATCATCGAGGAGGAAACTAAAGAGTACTTTTCAAGATGGGGAGACAGCGGGGAAGAAA aCCTGTTTGAGGCCCTGTCGGAGCTGATCATCCTGACGGCCAGTGCCTGTCTGCATGGGAAGGAGATCCGCAGCATGTTGGACGAGAAGGTGGCCCAGCTCTACGCAGACCTGGACGGGGGCTTCAGCCATGCTGCCTGGCTGCTGCCCGGCTGGCTGCCGCTGCCTAGTTTCAG ACGAAGGGACAGAGCACACAGGGAGATCAAGAACATCTTCTACAAAGTCACCCAGAAACGCAGAAGCTCTGGAGAGAAAGTGGACGACATGCTGCAGACCCTCATAGATGCCACCTACAA GGATGGGCGGCCCCTGAATGATGATGAGATAGCAGGCATGCTGATTGGTCTACTCCTGGCTGGACAGCACACATCCTCCACCACTAGTTCCTGGTTGGGCTTCTTTCTGGGCAAAGATAAGGCTCTACAGGACCGCTGCTACGCTGAACAGAAAACAGCATGTGGAGAAGACCTGCCCCCACTCAACTTTGACCAG CTGAAGGACCTGACTTTGTTGGACCGCTGTTTGAAAGAGACCCTCCGACTACGTCCACCCATCATGACCATGATGAGAATGGCACGCTCTCCTCAG ACTGCAGCAGGCTACACCATCCCAGCCGGCCACCAGGTGTGCGTGTCCCCGACGGTCAACCACCGTCTGCAGGACACCTGGACAGAGAGGATGGAGTTCAGGCCTGACCGCTACCTCAATGATAACCCTGCCGCAGTTGAGAAATTTGCCTATGTGCCCTTTGGAGCCG GCCGTCACCGCTGCATTGGGGAGAACTTTGCCTACGTTCAGATCAAGACCATCTGGTCTACCATGCTGCGCCTTTTTGAATTTGACCTGGTCGATGGCTACTTCCCCACAATCAACTACACAACCATGATCCACACCCCACACAACCCCGTCATCAGATACAAGAGGAGGCAACACTAA
- the LOC129819956 gene encoding krev interaction trapped protein 1 — MGNQDNLEDVFVAVIRPKNQVSLSSKEYRAKAYEILLIEVPLEGKEKKRKKVLLATKIQASGNTARSILDYVDEMTKPISNNQGFIGKRVVHMRKFPLDVDNEGKEVSLFIVPVNVKDNSKPIYSPGSPSFYCLQDIIRVCSETSAHFSPITSKMLLALDKWLAEQHTMPHAIPALFRPTPADRVKTNVSNPAYIREGKPSDGGLHMGYTALEIKSKMLSLEKADMCIQNPLYGSDLQYTNRVDKVIINPYFGLGAPDYSKIQIPKREKWQHGSNSVTEDKERQWVDDFPLHRSACEGDTELLTKLLESGFSVKQLDSDHWAPIHYACWYGKVEATKLLLEKGNCNPNLLNGQLSSPLHFAAGGGHSQIVQLLLQHPEIDRHTEDQQKRSPMQICEENKQNEWEETVKLLQQANNKPYEKVRIYRMDGSYRSVELKHGNNTSVQQIMEGMRLSKDTQQYFTIWICSENLNLQLKPYHKPLQHLRIWTEIVTDLTVLDPQRENPQLFLRRDVRLPLDIEKKIEDPLSILILFDEARHCLLKGFFPSPDSKLITLASLLLQIIYGNYESKKHKQGFLNEENLKSILPISKVKSKAHHWTNRILHEYKNLSMSEGVSKEMHHLQRLFLQNCWDIPTYGAAFFTGQVFTKASSSNHKVIRVFVGVNTKGLHLMNMETKVLLISLEYGSFMWQLGHADQYFQIHSLENKMNFIVHTKQAGLIVKLLMKSSGQMTPNDRSLTDKYAYG; from the exons GGGCAACCAAGACAACTTGGAAGATGTGTTTGTTGCTGTCATTCGTCCAAAGAATCAAGTCAGTCTGAGCTCTAAGGAATATCGGGCTAAAGCCTATGAG ATCCTGTTGATAGAAGTTCCTTTGGAAGGAAAAGAGAAGAAACGGAAGAAAGTCTTACTGGCGACCAAAATCCAAGCGAGTGGGAACACAGCCAGATCCATTTTGGATTATGTTGATGAAATGACTAAACCCATATCTAACAACCAGGGTTTTATTG GAAAGCGTGTGGTGCACATGAGGAAATTCCCTCTCGATGTTGACAATGAAGGGAAAGAGGTCTCCCTCTTTATTGTGCCAGTCAATGTCAAAG ATAACAGCAAGCCTATCTACAGCCCTGGTAGCCCCAGTTTTTACTGCCTGCAGGATATCATACGTGTGTGTAGCGAGACCAGTGCTCACTTCTCCCCTATCACCTCAAAGATGCTCCTGGCTTTGGACAA GTGGCTGGCAGAGCAGCACACCATGCCTCACGCCATTCCAGCTCTGTTCCGGCCCACGCCGGcggaccgagtcaagaccaacgTGAGTAACCCTGCCTACATCAGAGAGGGCAAACCCAGTGACGGGGGTTTGCACATGGGTTACACTGCCTTGGAGATCAAGAGCAAGATGCTGTCACTGGAGAAGGCTGACATGTGCATTCAGAACCCTCTCTACGGCTCAGACCTGCAGTATACCAACCGG GTGGACAAAGTTATCATCAACCCTTACTTTGGCCTTGGTGCACCAGATTACTCTAAAATCCAGATCCCTAAGAGAGAAAAGTGGCAGCACGGCTCTAACAGTGTGACAGAGGACAA GGAGCGTCAGTGGGTGGATGACTTTCCCCTCCACCGCAGTGCCTGTGAAGGCGACACAGAGCTGCTCACCAAGCTCCTGGAAAGTGGCTTCTCAGTCAAACAGCTGGACAGCGACCACTGGGCCCCCATCCATTACGCCTGCTG GTATGGTAAAGTGGAGGCGACCAAGCTACTGCTGGAGAAGGGAAACTGTAACCCCAACCTGCTGAATGGCCAGCTGAGCTCCCCGCTGCACTTTGCTGCTGGAGGGGGCCACTCACAGATAGTACAGCTTCTGCTCCAGCATCCTGAGATAGACCGG CACACAGAGGATCAGCAAAAGAGATCACCCATGCAAATCTGTGAAGAGAACAAGCAGAACGAATGGGAGGAGACAGTGAAACTCCTACAGCAAGCCAATAACAAACCA TACGAGAAGGTGCGCATCTACCGCATGGATGGCTCGTACCGCTCGGTGGAGCTGAAGCACGGCAACAACACATCAGTGCAGCAGATCATGGAGGGCATGCGGCTCTCCAAGGACACCCAGCAGTACTTCACCATTTGGATTTGCTCCGAGAATCTCA aCCTGCAGCTGAAGCCTTACCACAAGCCCCTGCAGCACCTGCGTATCTGGACCGAGATTGTCACTGACCTCACTGTCCTGGACCCCCAGAGGGAGAACCCACAGCTCTTCCTCCGTAGAGATGTCCGTCTGCCCCTCGACATTGAGAAAAAG ATTGAGGACCCCCTGTCCATCCTGATCCTGTTTGACGAGGCCAGACACTGCCTCCTCAAGGGTTTCTTCCCCTCCCCAGACAGCAAGCTGATCACCCTGGCCAGCTTGCTGCTGCAGATCATCTATGGAAACTATGAGAGCAAGAAGCACAAGCAGGGTTTCCTTAA TGAGGAAAACCTGAAATCTATTCTCCCGATATCCAAGGTGAAAAGCAAAGCGCATCATTGGACAAACAGGATTCTTCATGAGTATAAG AACCTCAGTATGAGTGAGGGTGTGAGCAAAGAGATGCACCACCTCCAGAGGCTCTTCCTGCAGAACTGCTGGGACATCCCAACATATGGTGCTGCCTTCTTCACGGGCCAGGTCTTCACCAAGGCTAGCTCCAGCAACCACAAAGTCATCCGCGTCTTTGTGGGTGTCAACACCAAGGGCCTGCACCTCATGAACATGGAGACCAAG GTCCTTCTTATCAGTCTGGAGTATGGCTCTTTCATGTGGCAGCTAGGGCACGCTGATCAGTACTTCCAGATTCACAGTCTGGAAAACAAGATGAACTTCATTGTGCACACCAAACAG GCTGGCCTTATTGTTAAACTGTTAATGAAGTCGAGTGGACAAATGACTCCAAATGACAGAAGTTTAACAGACAAGTATGCATATGGTTGA